One genomic segment of Tumebacillus amylolyticus includes these proteins:
- a CDS encoding TetR/AcrR family transcriptional regulator encodes MEKRELILQAAARAFGTKGFHDSKVEKIAAEAGVAKGTVYLYFKDKQTLLYEVLHYYRQKYVEDLYAETEKHESARAKLVAYAKFHLAQFPNMIKIHKLNMEQLSQLHKDESSRERMREEQNNNLRKIAGIIQLGIDQGEFRTVDPIDAALLCWGAMQGSVHWAMINEIEEIDDGSAERMVELLMHGFGK; translated from the coding sequence ATGGAGAAGCGCGAACTGATCCTGCAAGCTGCAGCTCGCGCGTTTGGCACGAAGGGGTTTCACGACTCCAAAGTGGAAAAAATCGCCGCCGAAGCGGGCGTGGCGAAGGGAACCGTCTATCTCTACTTCAAGGACAAACAGACATTGCTCTACGAAGTGCTCCACTATTACCGTCAAAAATACGTTGAGGATCTCTACGCCGAGACAGAGAAACACGAAAGCGCCCGGGCCAAGTTGGTCGCCTACGCCAAGTTCCATCTCGCGCAGTTTCCGAATATGATCAAGATTCACAAGCTCAACATGGAACAACTTTCGCAATTGCACAAGGACGAATCCTCCCGTGAGCGCATGCGCGAGGAGCAGAACAACAACTTGCGCAAGATCGCGGGCATCATCCAACTCGGCATCGACCAAGGCGAATTCCGCACCGTCGACCCGATCGACGCCGCCCTGCTCTGCTGGGGCGCCATGCAAGGCAGCGTCCACTGGGCGATGATCAACGAAATCGAAGAAATCGACGACGGCAGCGCAGAACGCATGGTGGAATTGCTCATGCACGGGTTTGGGAAGTAA